From Anopheles darlingi chromosome 2, idAnoDarlMG_H_01, whole genome shotgun sequence, the proteins below share one genomic window:
- the LOC125949095 gene encoding uncharacterized protein LOC125949095, producing the protein MKPSPKKSSSKAKQRTKSSSSNSNNSHSTHQQHPVSAGSCHNFQQTLQSLHPKQTAPHSDSSGNDPKEKPSFKSYAGFSTRSVRTAWEQHDKQETEVSAEVYEKLAEDTTYKLWELVNNIKTYSRHSSGRITYDLVNEVLKDSDVPPIVGASCQPWDKIEYDGAYFFNTDEVLDLREEYIKDVTMEQCNVSLLSTTWMAETEIAEDLIGMHNNVCDAIFIGDEDCFNMAINILRCHHHIPSLMKLLLTKAIEMLGFEYTEDTLRRTLEYLEALVENYHVAHSDLTLELSLLSQLFVNLLLGPVGYVHSKVIPSAADLVGTQTPGGMESSINQQHQQQVLETISPLFNQSMAILENNLPSADDSNNSNSNATEELLRSIENIKHGADGIDINIKDEYEALFSMVQGLGKQEEGPVESVTSGTNIVDQFQRKPPFDPDTYDTAGTGNFIAQQTQQQSLPQSTPVATIPDGEHAVPNSLLTNDMLNSGALRIEDRTKQEIHPLRPTPTLLDVDPEENISQPMSESSDGVEEVINPNSTTLESENITTLICDDYLVEDVCRVIGLCAGKWGFVEQECTFLLVERLQRYFQERKTVSIDMNWLLRVLRGLWAVGEYAFRELLPYFYQIDSQTIPESLVPHFSTAGIFLNGRSDIFFYEYLSDICGDSLEPFLFSYEQIIEKLYRKYDRRRLKIIAAKTCYKVVAKVVLKIVPCTNSRIERTHLMHSDCFEELQPKRLSPSFNTTQEPRALFGFRFPGCRPVQTKMVQNYTKGVSSTLPATFKQNTDLLKTFKSKVVIARRRMLKTATNEPPKRRVFCYGSCTI; encoded by the exons ATGAAGCCAAGCCCGAAGAAATCGTCATCAAAAGCGAAGCAACGGACGAAATCGtctagtagcaacagcaataatAGTCATAGCacgcatcagcaacatccCGTGTCTGCAGGATCTTGCCATAATTTCCAACAAACTTTGCAATCCTTGCATCCAAAACAAACGGCTCCACACAGCGATTCATCTGGAAATGATCCCAAAGAGAAG CCATCCTTCAAATCGTACGCTGGATTCAGCACTCGTTCCGTGCGAACTGCTTGGGAGCAGCACGATAAGCAAGAAACCGAAGTATCTGCCGAAGTGTACGAAAAGCTGGCTGAAGATACAACCTATAAACTATGGGAGCTTGTTAAC aACATAAAAACCTACAGCCGGCATTCGAGCGGACGAATTACATACGATCTGGTGAATGAAGTGTTGAAGGACTCCGATGTTCCACCAATCGTTGGTGCTAGCTGCCAACCGTGGGATAAGATAGAGTACGATGGGGCCTACTTCTTCAATACG GACGAGGTTCTGGACCTTCGCGAGGAGTACATTAAGGATGTGACAATGGAGCAGTGCAATGTTAGTCTGCTTTCTACCACCTGGATGGCAGAAACGGAAATTGCCGAGGATCTGATTGGAATGCATAATAACGTCTGCGATG CTATCTTTATAGGCGATGAGGACTGTTTCAACATGGCAATCAATATTTTGCGCTGTCATCACCATATACCCTCgctgatgaagctgctgcttaCGAAGGCGATCGAAATGCTTGGCTTCGAGTACACCGAGGACACTTTGCGTCGTACGTTGGAGTATCTGGAAGCGTTGGTTGAGAACTACCACGTTGCTCATTCGGATCTTACGCTTGAACTAAGCTTGCTCAGTCAATTATTCGTCAATCTGCTGCTTGGACCAGTTGGTTATGTCCACTCGAAAGTAATTCCATCAGCCGCTGATCTGGTAGGAACACAAACACCTGGCGGCATGGAATCGTCTATTaatcagcaacaccaacagcaagtGCTGGAAACGATTTCGCCACTGTTTAATCAATCGATGGCCATACTGGAGAATAATCTGCCTTCTGCAGACGATTCTAACAATTCTAACTCGAACGCTACAGAGGAACTTTTGCGAAGCATCGAAAATATTAAACATGGTGCTGACGGAATTGACATCAACATTAAGGACGAGTACGAGGCTTTGTTTTCGATGGTCCAAGGATTAGGCAAACAGGAAGAGGGGCCGGTTGAATCTGTGACTTCTGGGACGAACATTGTCGACCAGTTCCAAAGAAAACCCCCGTTTGATCCAGATACGTACGATACGGCCGGGACCGGAAATTTCATAGCTCAACAGACGCAACAACAATCACTACCACAATCAACACCAGTCGCGACAATACCAGATGGAGAGCATGCAGTTCCTAATTCTTTGCTTACTAACGATATGTTGAACAGTGGTGCGCTTAGAATAGAAGACAGAACTAAGCAAGAGATACATCCACTTCGGCCCACACCGACACTGCTTGATGTTGATCCCGAGGAAAACATTAGCCAGCCCATGTCCGAGAGCAGCGATGGAGTAGAGGAGGTTATCAACCCCAACTCTACAACGCtagaaagcgaaaacattacCACTCTGATCTGCGACGATTACCTGGTTGAGGATGTGTGTCGTGTTATTGGACTGTGTGCTGGGAAGTGGGGTTTCGTGGAACAAGAATGTACCTTTCTGTTGGTCGAGCGCTTACAGCGATACTTCCAGGAACGTAAAACGGTATCGATCGATATGAATTGGTTGTTGCGAGTCCTTCGAGGATTATGGGCTGTTGGTGAGTATGCGTTCCGCGAATTGCTACCTTACTTCTACCAGATCGATAGTCAAACGATCCCGGAATCTTTAGTGCCTCACTTCAGT aCTGCTGGTATATTTCTTAACGGTCGTTCCGATATCTTTTTCTATGAATATCTGAGTGATATTTGTGGCGATAGTCTGGAACCGTTTCTATTTAGTTACGAAC AAATCATTGAAAAATTATATCGTAAGTACGACCGGCGAAGACTGAAGATCATAGCAGCGAAAACATGCTACAAAGTGGTGGCGAAAGTCGTACTAAAAATAGTACCGTGTACAAACAGTCGTATAGAGAGAACGCATTTAATGCATTCGGATTGCTTTGAAGAACTTCAACCGAAACGTTTATCACCGTCCTTTAACACTACGCAGGAACCGCGCGCACTATTTGGATTCCGATTTCCCGGCTGCCGTCCAGTGCAGacgaaaatggttcaaaattATACAAAAGGAGTCTCATCTACGTTGCCAGCaacattcaaacaaaacacggaccttttaaaaacattcaaatcgaAAGTGGTGATCGCACGCAGACGAATGCTAAAAAcggcaacgaacgaaccgccAAAAAGGCGCGTATTCTGCTATGGTTCCTGCACTATATAG